CGGTCGGCTCGCCCAGCAAGCCGACGCCGTCACCCGTGCCCTGCTCGGCCGGGTCGCTCCCGGTCAGCCCGTCGCGCTGCGCGCCGGGCGGTCCCGGCACGCGCTGGCCGGACTCCTGGGCATCCTGGGCGCCGGAGCCTCCTACCTGCCGGTCGACCCCGGGTATCCGCAGGAGCGGCAGCGCCATCTGCTCGACGACTCGGGTGCCCGGCTGGTCCTCACCGAAGGGCCGCCGGCGCCGGGGGAGACGTTGCTCGCCGAGCCGGGACCGCTCGTCCTGGTCTCCCGTCCGCCGGCCTCCGACGCCGTCGGCGCCCCCGTGCTCCCGGCGGACACCGCGTACACCATCTACACCTCCGGCTCCACCGGCGCGCCCAAGGGCTGCGTCGTCGGGCACGCGCAGGTGCTTGCCCTGCTGGACGCCGCCGTGCCGCGGTTCGACGTCAAAGCCGAGGACGTGTGGACCCTGTTCCATTCCTGGAGCTTCGACTTCAGTGTCTGGGAGATCTGGGGCGCCCTGCTGTACGGCGGCCGGGCGGTGATCGTCGACCGGGAGACCGCCGCCGACCCCGAGGCCTTCGCCGCGCTGCTGGCGGCCGAGCGGGTCACCGTGCTCAACCAGGTGCCCTCGGCCTTCGGCAACCTCGTCACCGAGGCGGCGGCCGACGGGGTGCGGCTGCCGGCGCTGCGCCATGTCGTCCTCGGCGGCGAGGCACTCGTGCCCGACGACATACGCCGCTGGTGGGACGCGGGCACAGCTCCTGCCGCGGCCGTCACCAACATGTACGGCATCACGGAGACCACCGTGCATGTCACCCACTGCGCGGTCACGCCCGAGGTCCTGTGCGAGGCCGGTCCCGGACGCACCCCGATCGGGCGGCCGTTGGGCCACCTGACCGTCGAGCTGCGCGACGAGCAGGGTGAGTTGGTGGCGCCGGGGCAGCCCGGTGAGCTGTGGGTGGGCGGGGCGGGCGTGAGCCACGGCTACCTCGGCCGCCCCGGACTCACCGCCGAGCGCTTCCCCGCAGCACCGGACGGAACGGGCCGTCGCTACCGTAGCGGTGACTGGGCAGTCGCCGACGCCGACGGTCGGCTGTACTACGCGGGCCGGATGGACGGCCAGGTCAAACTGCGCGGCTTCCGCATCGAACTCGGCGAGATCGAGGCCGAGTTACGCGCGCTCCCCGGCGTCGACGGCGCCGCCTGCCTGGTCGACGACAGTGGCCGTACGCCGGTGCTCGGCGCCTGTCTGGTCGCCGACCGTGAGGTGCTGCCCCCGGACCGGGTGCGTGAGCACCTGGCCGAGCGACTGCCCGCGCACATGCTGCCGCAGCGGCTGCGGTATCTCGACCGGCTGCCGCTCACCCCGCACGGCAAGTTGGACCGGACGGCCCTGGTGGCCGCGTCCGGCGCCGGTCCGCGTGGGGGAGACGCCCTTGACCCTGCTGCACGAGGCGGTGACCACCGTGCCGGTTGAATTCATCGGGATGATCGGGACCAAGGACTCCGAGGGCGGCCCCCACGGGCCGGCCGTCGACCCCGAGTTCACGCGGCGCTTCGCGCGCGTGCACGAGGAGGCCGGGTTCGACCGCGTCCTGATCGGCCACAGCTCCAGCTCGCCCGACGGCGCCCAGGTCGCCGCGTACGTGGCCGCGCACACCGAGCGCCTCGGGCTGCTGCTGGCCCACCGGCCGGGCGTCCTCGCCCCCACCGTGGCCGCGCGGTCCTTCGCCACCCTCGACCACTTCAGCGGCGGGCGACTCGCGGTCCACGTCATATCCGGCGGGAACGACGCCGAGCAGCGTCGCGACGGCGACTACCTGGAGAAGGACGACCGCTACGCGCGCACCGACGAGTTCCTGGAGGTGGTGAGACGGGCGTGGACCGAACCTGAGGGCTTCGACCACGAGGGCCGCTTCTACCGGTTCGAGGACTTCCGCTCCGAGGTGCGGCCGCTGCAACACCCGGCAGTCCCCGTGTACTTCGGAGGGTCCTCGCCCGCCGCCCACCGGGTGGGCGGCAAGCACGCGGACGTGTTCGCGCTGTGGGGCGAGCCCCTGGCCGAGACCGCCGAGCAGATCGCGGCCGTGCGGGCCGCGGCGCGTACGGCCGGACGCACGGTGCCGCCCAGGATCAGCGTGTCGTTCCGGCCGGTGCTGGGCCGTACCGAGGAGGAGGCGTGGGAGCGGGCGCACGGCGTCCTCGACGCGATCCGCCGGCGCGGCACGGCGGGTTCCTTCTTCGACCGCAGTCGGCCGCCGCTGCCGCTCGGGCCGTCGGCGCGTCCCGAGAACGTCGGCTCCCAGCGGCTGCTGGCCGCCGCGGCGAAGGGCGAGCGGCACGACCGGGCCCTGTGGACCGCGCCCGCGGCGGCCACCGGGGCGGCGGGCAACTCCACGGCGCTGGTGGGGACTGCCGAGACGGTGGCACAGGCCCTGCTGGACTACATGGACATCGGCGTGACGACCTTCCTGCTGCGCGGGTACGAACCACTGCGCGACGCCGAGGAGTTCGGCCGGACGCTGCTGCCGCTGGTGCGCCAGGAGGCGGAGCGGCGCGAGCGGGCGACGGTGGCTGCCGGCTGAGGGCGTGCCGCGCCGGGTCGTGCACACGGCGACGGCGACGGGGCGTGCCGCGCCGGGTCGCGCACACTACGACGGCGGAGGGCGCTGGTGGGTATCACCCACCGGCGCCCTCCGCCGTCGAGGGGAGGAACTCACGCCTGTGCCAGGCCGAGGCCGAGGTCGTGGCGCCGGGAGACCTGAAGTGCCAGCACCATGAGATGCGCTCGGTTGCTGACTCCCGCCTTTCCCCGGATTCTGCGCAGGTAGGTGTCCACGGTATGCGGACTGAGATTCATTCTGCGCGCGATGGAGGAATAGGTGTGGCCCTCGGCGAGATAGCCGAGCACTTCGAGCTCACGGTCGCTGAGTTGATTCAGTATTTCGCCGGTGAACGGACTCACAGGTGTGCCTTTCTTGGTGAACGCGAGGGCCTCGCGGCCGGCCTTCGCCGGGCCGACGGACAGGACTTCCGGGCGCACCTCGCGAGCCGCCGAGCCGATCGCCGGTGACGCGGGTTAAGGTGCGCCCGTGGCCGGGGGACGACACAGTGGGGGTGTGCAAGCCGAGTGGTGACCGTCTGCCCGATCCGGGGGCGGCGTTCTGACCTGGGGCCATGTTCGGTTCCGGAAACGCCGTTCCCGTCATGGCTTCAGCCGTCACGCCGTTCCCCGGGCTCGTCGGGCCGCGTGCGGACCGGTTCAGCTGCCCGAGCTGCCCCAGCCGCTGTCGTCCGAGACGATGGTGCCGGCGGGCTCGGTCACCACGTCGTTGATGACGCGACCACCCCACCCGCTGTCCCCGTCCGTCCCGCTGCCGTCGGCGAGCACGGAATGCGCGGCCGTTCCGGGCGCGGGCGCCGAGACGATGTGGGTCGCTCCCATAAACGCGCCGAATGCGATGCACGCGACGGCGGAGGCTGCGGCGGCGGCACGGAAGAATTTCATGTGGGGCGCTCCTGGTTCTGACTATCGAGCGGAACTGATAGTTCCGTGTATTCGATCTCCGGTGCCTCAAGACTTCCGTGCCGACGGCGGTCATGGCCAGCGACCAGGGTGCTCACCAAGCTGCCCCGCAGCAAAACAACCAGGGGACGTAATGGTTATATCCGATCAGAATCAGGCAATCGATCCGCCCGCGAGACCCAGTGACCGCGAAGTCGCCCTGTACCGATGGGTGGCGGCCTACGAACGAATGGACCCGGATCGCGCGGCCCGGGAACTGGGCCTCACACGGGAGGAGGTGGAAGCCGCCGTCGTCTCGCTGACCGAACTGGGCCTCCTCAAACCCGACTTAGACGACCCGGCGCGGCTGCGCCCGGTCGACCCGGACCTCGTGGCCGCCGTGGTGACCATCTCCTTGGAGGCGGCGATCCGCAGTCAGCAGGCCGAACTGCACCGCATCCGCGACCAGTTCGCCGATCTGCGCGGCCACTACCGGGACAGCCTCAGCCGGGAGTCCGTCGACCTCGAGGTGATCCCCGGAGTGGAGGAGGTGCGGGCCGCCCTCAACCGGGCCGCCGAGGAGTGCACCGAGGAGATGCTCACCAGCCAGCCAGGCGGGAACCGCGTGCCGGAAGTCCTCCAGGAGGCCCTGGCCCGCGACACCGCGATGCTGTCGCGCGGGGTGCGGATGCGCACGCTCTACCACCACACGGCACGCTTCAACGGGCCCAGCCAGTCCTATGTCGCCACCGTGTCCGCCCTCGGCGCCGAGTACCGCACCGCGCACGAGCTGTTCGGCCGACTGATCGTCTTCGACCGCAAGGTGGCCTTCGTCCCCGAACGCGGCGGCACCTGGGGTGCGGTGGTGATCCGGGAGCCCTCGGTCGTCCACTACCTGTGCGAGGTGTTCGAGCAGGCGTGGACGCAGGCCGCGCCGTTCTCCGACGCCGCCGCCGACGGCCTGGAACTGGTCGCCAAGGACATCCACCGGACGATAGTGCGGCTGCTTGCGGCCGGCCTGAAGGACGAGAGCATCGCGCGCCGGATCGGCATGTCCCTGCGCACCGCCAGGAAACACGTCGCCGACATCATGGAGACGCTCGGAGCCGAGAGCCGCTTCCAGGCCGGGGTCCTCGCGGCGCAGCAAGGACTCCTCGACGAAGCCCCGGAGGCCGAACCCGGCGACTGACCCGAGGGCACGCTTCGGTCCGCCCAGGGGCAACGCAGTGGCGACGGGCCACGACCTGTTCGGTACCGTGATCCCGGGACTGCCGCAACCCCCGCCGTGTGCAGCAGAGTTCCTGCAAACCGCGGGCACGGGTCGACGCTTCGGGCGCCGCTCGTCCCTGCGGTCATGTGGCGGAAGAACAGGAGACCTGCCCTTCCCGGGATGTCCCGTGCACCACGGACGGGCCGTCCGTGCGTGCACCACGGCACCGGGACGTTGCAGGTGCGATGCGGAGCGGAGCGGGACGTGGATTACGAAGGAGACTGGGGGAAGGGCGCATCCGGCCTGGAGCTCTTCGTCAGGGATCTGGCCCTGTGCCTGTCGGTCCACCGGGACAGGGGGCCGGCCCTGGTGTGGCCGGACGGCGTCGACGCCGTGCTGTCGGGGGACGGCGGCATACGGCGCGGGCGCGCGGACCCGGGACCGGAGCCGGACGGCGTGGTCGCCGGGACGGCGGAGCTGACCTCCGGGCTCGGTGAGCTGCTGGGCTGCCAGGTCGGGAGCTCGTATCTCAGCCTGCCCACCGGCGCGCAGAGCACCGGCAACACCGCGGCGACCGACCTCGTGCTCCTGCCCGTGCGCGGAAGCTGCGGCGGCCGGGTGGAACCCTCGCCGCCCGGACAGGCCCGCGCCGTACTGGACCGAGCCCTGGAACTGCGGCTGAGGGTGGGTGAAGCGCTCTACGTGCCGAGCGGTTTCGGCTACGCGCTCAACGGGGCGCATTCGCCGTGCACGCTGCTCGTCCTCGCGCTGCACCCGTCGGCCTGGTGAGCGGGCGCACCGACGCCAGGAGCCGCTCGCGCAGGTCGGTGGTCAACGTCCGCCGGGCCTCGCGCAGATAGAAGTGCCCGCCCGGGAAGGACCTCGCCTCGGCAGTCCCCCGGGTGTAGCGGCGCCACTCCTGTACGGCCGCCTCGGTGACGGCCGGGTCCTGGCGCCCGTGATACGCGACGACCGGAGTGTCCAGCGGCTCGGCCCCGGCATCGTGCCGGTAGGTCTCGATCAGCCGGTAGTCCGCCCGGACGGCGGGCATGACCATGGCGCGCAGTTCGTCGTCGGCCAGGACCTCGGTGTCGGTGCCGCCCTGGGCGAGGAGTTCGGCCGCCAGCTCGGCGTCCGACAGCAGGTGCCGCGAGCGCCTGCGGAGCCGGTGCGGCGGCACCATCGCGGAGACGAAGAGGTGCGACAGCGCGATCCCGTGACGCGCCCGCAGCAGTCGCGCCGCCTCGTACCCGACTGCCGCGCCCATGCTGTGCCCGAACAGGGCCAGCGGCCGGTCCGCGAGCGGGACGAGGGCGGTGGCGACCGCTGCGGCCATCTCCGCCATGCCGGTGACCGGGAGCTCGTGGAAGCGGTCCTGGCGCCCCGGATAGCACACCGCGA
This window of the Streptomyces sp. NBC_01275 genome carries:
- a CDS encoding amino acid adenylation domain-containing protein; translation: MRSPQPQPQPQPHPHPHPRSVCATVAGDRLDARFRSVAAREPDRTAVTDAQGSVTYGRLAQQADAVTRALLGRVAPGQPVALRAGRSRHALAGLLGILGAGASYLPVDPGYPQERQRHLLDDSGARLVLTEGPPAPGETLLAEPGPLVLVSRPPASDAVGAPVLPADTAYTIYTSGSTGAPKGCVVGHAQVLALLDAAVPRFDVKAEDVWTLFHSWSFDFSVWEIWGALLYGGRAVIVDRETAADPEAFAALLAAERVTVLNQVPSAFGNLVTEAAADGVRLPALRHVVLGGEALVPDDIRRWWDAGTAPAAAVTNMYGITETTVHVTHCAVTPEVLCEAGPGRTPIGRPLGHLTVELRDEQGELVAPGQPGELWVGGAGVSHGYLGRPGLTAERFPAAPDGTGRRYRSGDWAVADADGRLYYAGRMDGQVKLRGFRIELGEIEAELRALPGVDGAACLVDDSGRTPVLGACLVADREVLPPDRVREHLAERLPAHMLPQRLRYLDRLPLTPHGKLDRTALVAASGAGPRGGDALDPAARGGDHRAG
- a CDS encoding LLM class flavin-dependent oxidoreductase, producing MPVEFIGMIGTKDSEGGPHGPAVDPEFTRRFARVHEEAGFDRVLIGHSSSSPDGAQVAAYVAAHTERLGLLLAHRPGVLAPTVAARSFATLDHFSGGRLAVHVISGGNDAEQRRDGDYLEKDDRYARTDEFLEVVRRAWTEPEGFDHEGRFYRFEDFRSEVRPLQHPAVPVYFGGSSPAAHRVGGKHADVFALWGEPLAETAEQIAAVRAAARTAGRTVPPRISVSFRPVLGRTEEEAWERAHGVLDAIRRRGTAGSFFDRSRPPLPLGPSARPENVGSQRLLAAAAKGERHDRALWTAPAAATGAAGNSTALVGTAETVAQALLDYMDIGVTTFLLRGYEPLRDAEEFGRTLLPLVRQEAERRERATVAAG
- a CDS encoding response regulator transcription factor — encoded protein: MRPEVLSVGPAKAGREALAFTKKGTPVSPFTGEILNQLSDRELEVLGYLAEGHTYSSIARRMNLSPHTVDTYLRRIRGKAGVSNRAHLMVLALQVSRRHDLGLGLAQA
- a CDS encoding helix-turn-helix transcriptional regulator; the encoded protein is MDPDRAARELGLTREEVEAAVVSLTELGLLKPDLDDPARLRPVDPDLVAAVVTISLEAAIRSQQAELHRIRDQFADLRGHYRDSLSRESVDLEVIPGVEEVRAALNRAAEECTEEMLTSQPGGNRVPEVLQEALARDTAMLSRGVRMRTLYHHTARFNGPSQSYVATVSALGAEYRTAHELFGRLIVFDRKVAFVPERGGTWGAVVIREPSVVHYLCEVFEQAWTQAAPFSDAAADGLELVAKDIHRTIVRLLAAGLKDESIARRIGMSLRTARKHVADIMETLGAESRFQAGVLAAQQGLLDEAPEAEPGD
- a CDS encoding thioesterase II family protein produces the protein MDVPTAPPQRPGAWLRRYGAEPAEAEATLVCLPHAGGAPTFFRDWPELMSPEVDVLAVCYPGRQDRFHELPVTGMAEMAAAVATALVPLADRPLALFGHSMGAAVGYEAARLLRARHGIALSHLFVSAMVPPHRLRRRSRHLLSDAELAAELLAQGGTDTEVLADDELRAMVMPAVRADYRLIETYRHDAGAEPLDTPVVAYHGRQDPAVTEAAVQEWRRYTRGTAEARSFPGGHFYLREARRTLTTDLRERLLASVRPLTRPTGAARGRAACTANAPR